In Mycolicibacterium lutetiense, the sequence GCGTCTCGATGCCGTACTTCCCGAACTACCTGAGCCTGGCCAGTCCCTACGCATTCCTGGGTCTGAACTTCTTCAACACCATGGAGTATCAGATGCGGCTGATGGTCCGCTTGTTCGGCGAGGTCAAGCGCCGGGAGGCGACTACGTTTGAGGTCTCCGAAGAGGCCAACACCCGTTATCTGGACCGGATGACCGAGGCGCTGGGGGAGTCGTTGTTCACCCTCGGAAACTGCGCATCAGCACGGTCGTACTATTTCAATCCGAGTGGCGAGGCAACGCTGCTCCGGCCGATGACGACCCGCCGGGCCGTCGCGGAAGCTTCACAATTCCCGTTGAGCGACTACACATTTGCCTGATCAGAGAGGATCACACATGGCAGAGGGCAAGAACTCCAAGCTGGCCAAACTCATCGGCCTCAGCGTGGCCGGCGCCGGCATCTCACATTTCGTGAAGCCGCAGCTGTTCGAGTCGATCACCAAGCCGGCGTTCCCCAAGGACACGCAGAAGCACATCTACACGAACGGCGGCATCGAGACCGCGATCGGCCTGGGCCTCCTGGTGCCCAAGACCCGCAAGCTGGCCACCGTCGGCACGCTCGGCTACGTGGCCTACCTGGCCGGCAACGCCGTCCGTAACCGGTAACGGCCCAGCAGGGTCAGGTCGAGCAGGACGGCGACGACGGCTCGGGCCTGCTCTGAATTCTGATAGTTCGTGAGCCGGCCCAAGTCGATCACCAATGCCATCGCCGCATGAACCGCGAAGCGCGCCTGCCCGGCACTCCACCGCGGGCGCACCGGCATCACGACCTCGACCCACGATTCCACGGCCGCACGTTGCAGGTCGCGCAGGATCTTCTGGTCGGCGGGCGTCATGTTGAGACGTTCGGTGTAGTAGACGTAGTCGAGTTCGGGGCGGTCGAAGGATCGCGCCACGTAGTCGTCGATCAGGGCGCCCAGTGCCTGCTCCGGATCCATCGCCGCGCCGAGCACCTCGGCCATATCGGCCGACAGCCGGTCGGCCGCCCGCCGGAACCCCGCGGCCAGGATGTCTGACTTGCCGGAGAAGTACCGGTAGATCCCCGAGGCCGGCATTCCGACGGCGGCGGCGATGTCCTCCATCGTGGTGTCGCGGTAGCCGTTCTGATTGAACAGCCGCATCGATTCGGTCAGCAGCGCTTCGTATTTCGTCGTGCCTATGGTGGGCGGCGGAGGCACCACAGGATCCGCCGCGCCGGGAAATTCCGGCAACTCGGCCGCCAGCAAGGCGTCGCAGATATCGGCGAGCGTTTCGCGGATCTGGCCGGCGGGCAGCTTGGACCGATGGTCGACGACGCTGCCGATCACGCCGAGCACCGCTGTCGACAGGGTCCAGCGGGCCCGCGAGCCGAGCTCGGGCCGCAATTCCATCAGTGGCCGGTGAATCCGCCGGTGCACCGTGCGCACCTGCGCGTCCAGGGTGCTCTGGTCCTCGCCGCGCAGATAGCGCGCCTCCCAGCGGTACAGCCCACCGGATTCGCGATTAGCCAAAGCGGTGTCGCTGAGCGCCGCGACGATGAGGCGCAACCGCTCCCGCGGGTCGCCGTCGGCCTCGTCCGCGAACGCCGTTCCGTCGACAAGTTGCTGGCTGAGATTGAGCACCGCGTCGCGGAACAGTTCGTACTTGCTCGAATAGTGCCGGTACAACGCGGCCGCCGAGATCCCGACACGTGAGGCGATGGCCTCCATGCTCACGCCGTGGTATCCCAGCGTGCTGAAAGACTCGGCCGAGGCCCGCGCTATCTGGGCCTTTCGGTCTTTGGGACGGCGGCGCACCACACTGGCACCGCTGTCGATCGACCGGGGCGAGATGCGCGCCATTCCGTCACCATAACGGACCGAACAGTCGGGTCAAAATAGTAGTTCGACAGAGAATAGGCGTTAACATAGATGACATTGTGGCCAGATGGGGGTCAGGTGTTTGCCAGGTTGCGGAGGTTGCTGGCCTACCGCGTCGCCGTCGGCGAACTGATCGTCGTAGCTGTGGTGCTGGGCGTGCCGTATCTGTTGGTCGGTACCGTCTGGTCCGGGACGCACATCGACCATCTGCAATCGATGGGCGGCCTCGACGCGGTGGTGTCCTTCCTGGGTGCGATCGTCTCGTGGCCGGTGCTGTTGTTCGCGGACGTATGTATGACGTGAAGGGGGAACGGTGAGTTTTCGCGCCGTCTATATCGGAATCGCCGGGGCACTGCTGCTCGCCATCGGCCTGTACCTGATGAGCCTGCCGGTCTACCTTGACGACTTCGACCAGTTCGGCATGCAGATCCCCTGCGGCTCCGGGTACGGCGCACACCTCGTGCAGGCCAATGCCGCCGGCCAGGAGTACGCGGACAAGTGCGGGTCGGCCGTGATGACCCGCCGGCTGTGGACCATCCCGATCGTTGCCATCGGAGCCCTGGGCCTGATCGCGGTACTGTTCCGCGCCGCGACGTCCTCGGCACACGAATCGCTGCTACCCAAGCGCGATACGCACTGATCTGAATCCCGTCGGCCGCGCTTGTCGGTGGTCGAATGTATGTTCGAGTCATGCAGGCGGGTGCGGTTGAGGCGGTAGCGGCGTTACGCGCCGCCTACGACGCGTTCGCCGCGTGTGACCTCACCGCCTTGACCCGCACCGAATTGCTCGGCGTGCTCGACGAGTACGAGGCCTTGACCTGTCAGATGCCCTCCGTGGCGCATCGACTCCTGGCCCAGCTGCAAGCCGACACCACCCCACAGGAGATGGGCGCCAAATCCTGGAACACGGTGCTGCGCATCCGATGGCGACTGTCCACTGCCGAGGCCGGCCGCCGCCTCGGTGAAGCCGCCGAGTTGGGGCCGCGGCGTGCCCTGACCGGTGAACCATTGCCCCCGGTGTTGCCGGTGGTCGCTGCGGCTGAGGCTGCCGGGCTGATTACCGCCGACCACGTCAAAGTGCTGCGCGACGCGGTCAGCCGACTCCCGAGTTTCGTCGACACCACCACCGCCGAACAGTTCGAAGCCGACCTGGTGCGCGTCGCGGTCGGGGTGGGCCCTAAAGAACTCAAAGACACCGCGGAGTTGCGATTGTTTCTGCTCGATCAGGACGGCCCCGAACCCGATGACACCGAACGCGCCCGCAAGCGCGGTGCCACGGTGGGCAGGCAGGGTCGCGACGGCATGACCGCGTTGACCGCGCACCTGGACCCCGAAACAGCCGCGGTGTGGGAAGTACTGTTCGCCAAATTCGCTGCCCCCGGTATGTGCAACCCCGCCGACGAACAACCCTGCACCAGCGGCACCCCCAGCCAAACCCAGATCGACAACGATCACCGCAACCTGACCCAACGCCAACACGACGCCCTGCTCGTCATCGGACGTATCGCGTTGATGACCGACCTGGGTCAACTCAACGGGCTACCCGTCTCACTGATCATCCGCACCACCCTGCAAGACCTCGAATCCCGCGCTGGGATCGGGATCAGCGGGGGCGGCACCAAAATCCCCGTCACAGACGTCATCCGGATGGCCGGGCACGCCCACTGGCACCTCGCGGTGTTCGACCGGGCCACCGGATCAGCACTCAATCATTTCCGGGCCCGCCGGGTCGCCAGCCCCGCCCAGCGCATCATGTTGATCGCCCGCGACGGAGGATGCACCAAACCAGGCTGCACCGTGGGCCCCTACGGCTGCCAAGCCCACCACGCCGTTAGCGATTGGGCTGATGGCGGCAACACCAATATTGATGAGATGGCCCTGGCCTGCGGCCCCGACAACCGCCTCGTCCATACCGACGGTGGCTACACCACCAGCATCAACCCCGACGGTGACGTGGAATGGCAACCCCCAGCGGGATTGGATCACGGGCAGGCCCGCATCAACTACCACCACCGCCCCGAACTCCTACTCACCCCACCCGCACAACCCGAACCCGAGTCAGCGCAACCAGAACCGGAACCGGACCGCGACTGGGAAACCGACTGGGACCTGGAGTGGGACCACCCCACACCCACCCCACCCAACATCGAACACCTCTGGGACACAGAACCACTCGACCCAGCCGACCTCCGACTCCCACCCGGCTGGACCCTGCTCGACCCCCACCCACCACACCCCAACCCCAACAACCACGCCCTCAGCAGCAAGGCAGTACGCGGACCCTAAGGGGCATTACGTTCGAGGGCATCGACTTCGCGTCGAGTCCGTCGGGCGTCGCGCTAGATCGGGTTGAACGACGAGATCAGCCAGCGGCCATCGATTTTCGTCAGCCCGACCTTCACGGCGCTGGCGGCCTGGGCCGGTTCGGGGTTGTCGCGGCTAGTAGTTGCCTGGTTCAGGTAGACCAGCACCTCCGCGGTGTCCGACTGCACGTCGACCGGGGCGGCGCGGACAACCGCAGCGGTGGCCTGGATGTCCTTCTGCTTGGCCGCCGGCGCGACGAACTTGTCGGCGAACTCGCTGTAATAGTCGAGGAAGTCGCCGGTCAGTTTGGATTTCGCCGTAGCGAAGTCCTGATCCAAACTGTTTGGCGCATAGGACAACAACGCCACCGAACCCTCGGTCGCCGCGTCGATCACCACCGTGGACGCTTGAGCGGCTTGATGTTCGGCGCGATACGCACCGAAATAGAGTGCCGCTACCGAACCCGCCGAGGAGAGCAGTACGCACACGACCGCGATCGCTCGCCACCGCCTCGCGATGCGACGGGTCCACCGCTCGGAATGCTCCGGGTCCTCGGTAACCGCTTCGGCTTCGCCGGTCTGCGGCTCTTCGCTGACTGATTCGGTGACGACCGATTCGGTGTCCGAAGGGATTTCGGTATCAGTGTCTGCTGTGTCGGTACTCACGGGACGAACTCCACCTTCGACATCTTGATCTGTCCACCGTCTTTGACCATGGTGACGCTCAGCCGCCAGTTGCGCGGCTGCTGATTGGCGCCGGCCGAGTTGCTCACCGTGGTTGCCGTGCTGACAAGGACGACTGCGGAGTCGGCGTCCATCGACTGCACAGCCGTGGCCTTCGCCGTAGCCTTCGTCGTCGCCTTCGAATCCTGCGCGGCTCTCACCAGGTCGTCGGCCGACGACTCAATGTCCGCCTTGAACTGCCCGGTGGAGTTGTCGACGATCTGCTTGACGTTCTCCTCCGCCTTGGCGCTGTCGATCGACATCAAGGTGACGGCGGCTTGCGATGCCGCCGCCGAGAACTCCGCACGGCGCTGCTGCTCACCGTCAGCCTTCAGCTGGAACCAGACCATGTATCCGCCGGCCGCCATCAACGCACCGCTGACGAGGATCGCGACACCGGCAAGCAGTGTCGCGAGTTTCGGTCGCCACCTGCGTTTTTCGTCCGCAGCGGGCTGATTCAGCAACTCGAGATCGTCGTCGAGCACGGTCGGCTCAGTTGTCTCGTCGGTGCGGCTGAGTAACCGCATGATGCACCTCCGGTTGGTCTCGGCGGGACGCTAATGCGGCCTGAGCCTGCGTCGACGCGGCTGTCCCACCCAGCGGTCACCAGTTCCGCAGCGAACACAAGGCCCCTTTGGGGCCGGCAGCACGGTCGACGACGACGCCGTCGATGGCCAGTTCGCAGCGCAGGGTGGAGGCCGATTGCGGAGCCAACCCGCCGGTGGAGACGGCGACCATGGCCCATCGCATGGGGTCGGCGAGCGTGACCTCACGGATCCACGGCGCGCCCGGTTCCAGGGTGAGATCGTCCTTGGGGCTGAACTGGTACGGATCATGGCTGTAGTCCGCCCATGTCGGCGGGTCGACGTCGCGGTAATAGATGCCGACGTCCGTCGGCTGCTCGGCGGTGACGGTGTAGGTCACGCGGTGCGTCATCGGGTTCTCGTCGGCGTATGCGGGTGCCGCCACGGGCAGGCCCGCACCGAGGGCGACGACGAACATCACGCCCCTCGACACCGCACGCCCCAGCGCGTCAGAGGTCGCCACGAAGCCACCTGCTCGCTCCGTCACTGGACACACAAGTCAGGAACAGCCCGTCGGGCGCCTGGGCGACAGAATTCTCGAATCCGGTGCACGGCGTGTTCTCCTCGCGAATGCCTTTCAAGGGCGGCGACCGGAAGTAGCGGGGTTCGTAACGGCGCGGCGACCCGCAGAAGACCACCCGCCCCCACGACGTGGTGCCGAAGACGTAGTACGCCGTATCCCCGCACGGAGCGCCGAGTACGACGCCGCCGGTAATCCCGGGTACACACGAGGGTTCACTGCATCCGACAGGTTCTGCGCTCGCCGGCGCTGGGGCCGGCGCTGGCGCGATCATCGCCGCCGCGACGAGCAACCCAGCCATGGCTGCCACCGGTATCCGCACGTACGACACTGTGGCACGGCTCAATCCGGCTGCCATCGCATTGCCCACTAGGTGGGAGGTTGCCCGTCAAACGGCCCCAGAAGTTGGACAGTGAAGGCTGCCACGGCGAGCGTCGGTGGCCGTGCACAGAGGAGTGTGGTCATGCGGGTGTCGACGGCAGTCATTGGGGCAGGGGTTTTTACCGCCGCTGCGGTGGGAAGCCTGTGCAGCCCCGTCGCCGCGGCCTCCCCGAACTGGGGCCTGAATGGCACCTACATCGCCACGTCGAACGGTGAGTGGGCGAAGACGAACGACATCTTCCACGACGAGGCCAGTATCCGTGGCACGTGGACGATCTCGACGACGTGCAGTTACCCGAGCGAGTGCACCGGCACGGTCGACAGCGACTGGGGTTGGAGCGCACCGATCTACAAGAAGAGCGACGTCTGGTACGTCAAGAAGACGGTGGACAACTGGCAGCCGTGTGGCGATGGCACTGCCGGCCCGGGTCTGCAGGTGTACCGCTTCTTCACCGCGAACAAGGACGGCACTGCGAACGACCCGAATTCGACGACACTGCTGGGCGAGGATTCGACGACCGGCGTCAGCGGCTCGTGCGGAACCAGCCGCGTCGTGTTCATCACGATGCCGTTCAAACTCGTGAAAACGGCCTGACCGGACAGCTTTTCAGCTGCCCGGCCAGGCGCGGTGTCAGGTCAGGTGGTGAAGAGGTCCTGCCACGTCTGGTCACCGGTGTGCGGCACGAGATCCTTCTGGCGGTACACCTTGCCGTCCGGAGTCGCGTACCGGCCCGTCTTCGGGTCGTAGGTGGCGAACGCCACCGAGGGTCCTTCAGATCCGTTGGGGGCAAATGCACTCGGCGCCATCGTCGGCGCCCCGCCGTCGCTCGGCGGCGCTTCGGCAGCCGGCGCTTCCACGACCGGCGCTTCCACGACCGGTGCCTCTGCAGGCGGCACGGCAGCCGGTGCTTCTACGACCGGCGCCTCAGCCGGCGGACGCGGCGTACCCTCGACCGGACCGTGGATGAACTTGTCCCGATCGACGCGGGAATCCGGCGCGATCCCCTGCGCAAGCAGGTTGGGATCGATCGGGTACGGGCCGAGAGCATGCTGGCGCATCGACAATGGCTCGTAAGGCCGGTCGCTGTTACAGATTTCGACCGTGGGAGCGCGCTTTCCCGGCTTGCCCATGCACGGGTAGTTACGGGCTCCGCGGACACCGATCGCCGAGTCCTGAGGCAGCTTGCAGTACAGCCCGTCGGGGGTGTCGATGTCGGTCATGTCCTCCGGGGACCGCCACGACGACGGCGGCAGGAACCCGACGGTGCATGCCGGCGGGTCACCCATCGAAAGAGTGAAGTCGCCCAACGTCATACCGACCGGGTTGTTCTTCGGCGCACCGTATGACTGGGTGGCCGAGATGGACGGCGGCAGAAGTACCAGCATCTGCTCCAGCGCGGGATGGTAGGTCACCCCGACCTGGCCGAGGCTGGTGAGGTTGGCCAGGAGCAGCGGCAGGGTGGGCTTGACCTGATTGAACAGGCGGGTGGCTTCGTCGGCGGCACCCGGCCCGTCTTTGAGCAGGGTGCGGACGTGCTGGTCGTCGGCGGCGACCTGCTTGGTGATGCCGGCCATGCTGCGTGCCCAGGTGCGGATCGCATCGACCGACTCGGCCTGTCCGTCGAGGAGCGGCGCACCGTCGTCGATGAGTGCACGGGTCTGGTCGGAGGCGGCGTTCGCCTCGGCGATCAGTCGTGACGAGGAGTCCAGCAGTGCCCCCATGTCGTTTCCAGAACCGTTGAAGGCCTTGAAGGTTTCATCGAGCAGTGGGCTGATCTTGTCCTTGGGGATGCTGCCCATCAGTGAGCTGACCTGATCGAGCATCGGCCCCACGGCCTGGGGGATCGACGTGTTGGCGACCGGGATCACCGAACCGTCGTGCAGATACGGCCCCGAGTCATTACTGGGTTGCAGGTCGACGTATTGCTCGCCCACCGCCGACACACTCAGCACCGCGGCGTGCAGGTCGGCCGGGACCTTGGGTGACGTGTTCAGCGACAGTGTGGCCACCGCGCCCTCGCGGGTGGGCCGCACCTCGGTGACCTTCCCCATCTGGACGCCGCGATAGGTCACGTTCGAGAACTGGTAGAGCCCACCGGTTCCGGGCAGTTCCAGGGTCACCGTCATGCGCCCGATACCCAACAGCGTGGGGGCCTGCAGGTAGACGATGCCCATCAGGGCCATGCCGATCACCGAGGCGATCGCGAAGATGACCAGCTGG encodes:
- a CDS encoding DoxX family protein, which gives rise to MAEGKNSKLAKLIGLSVAGAGISHFVKPQLFESITKPAFPKDTQKHIYTNGGIETAIGLGLLVPKTRKLATVGTLGYVAYLAGNAVRNR
- a CDS encoding TetR/AcrR family transcriptional regulator, whose amino-acid sequence is MARISPRSIDSGASVVRRRPKDRKAQIARASAESFSTLGYHGVSMEAIASRVGISAAALYRHYSSKYELFRDAVLNLSQQLVDGTAFADEADGDPRERLRLIVAALSDTALANRESGGLYRWEARYLRGEDQSTLDAQVRTVHRRIHRPLMELRPELGSRARWTLSTAVLGVIGSVVDHRSKLPAGQIRETLADICDALLAAELPEFPGAADPVVPPPPTIGTTKYEALLTESMRLFNQNGYRDTTMEDIAAAVGMPASGIYRYFSGKSDILAAGFRRAADRLSADMAEVLGAAMDPEQALGALIDDYVARSFDRPELDYVYYTERLNMTPADQKILRDLQRAAVESWVEVVMPVRPRWSAGQARFAVHAAMALVIDLGRLTNYQNSEQARAVVAVLLDLTLLGRYRLRTALPAR
- a CDS encoding HNH endonuclease signature motif containing protein is translated as MYVRVMQAGAVEAVAALRAAYDAFAACDLTALTRTELLGVLDEYEALTCQMPSVAHRLLAQLQADTTPQEMGAKSWNTVLRIRWRLSTAEAGRRLGEAAELGPRRALTGEPLPPVLPVVAAAEAAGLITADHVKVLRDAVSRLPSFVDTTTAEQFEADLVRVAVGVGPKELKDTAELRLFLLDQDGPEPDDTERARKRGATVGRQGRDGMTALTAHLDPETAAVWEVLFAKFAAPGMCNPADEQPCTSGTPSQTQIDNDHRNLTQRQHDALLVIGRIALMTDLGQLNGLPVSLIIRTTLQDLESRAGIGISGGGTKIPVTDVIRMAGHAHWHLAVFDRATGSALNHFRARRVASPAQRIMLIARDGGCTKPGCTVGPYGCQAHHAVSDWADGGNTNIDEMALACGPDNRLVHTDGGYTTSINPDGDVEWQPPAGLDHGQARINYHHRPELLLTPPAQPEPESAQPEPEPDRDWETDWDLEWDHPTPTPPNIEHLWDTEPLDPADLRLPPGWTLLDPHPPHPNPNNHALSSKAVRGP
- a CDS encoding twin-arginine translocation pathway signal, giving the protein MSTDTADTDTEIPSDTESVVTESVSEEPQTGEAEAVTEDPEHSERWTRRIARRWRAIAVVCVLLSSAGSVAALYFGAYRAEHQAAQASTVVIDAATEGSVALLSYAPNSLDQDFATAKSKLTGDFLDYYSEFADKFVAPAAKQKDIQATAAVVRAAPVDVQSDTAEVLVYLNQATTSRDNPEPAQAASAVKVGLTKIDGRWLISSFNPI
- a CDS encoding Rv2253/PknI dimerization domain-containing protein: MRVSTAVIGAGVFTAAAVGSLCSPVAAASPNWGLNGTYIATSNGEWAKTNDIFHDEASIRGTWTISTTCSYPSECTGTVDSDWGWSAPIYKKSDVWYVKKTVDNWQPCGDGTAGPGLQVYRFFTANKDGTANDPNSTTLLGEDSTTGVSGSCGTSRVVFITMPFKLVKTA
- a CDS encoding MCE family protein — encoded protein: MLTRFVRIQLVIFAIASVIGMALMGIVYLQAPTLLGIGRMTVTLELPGTGGLYQFSNVTYRGVQMGKVTEVRPTREGAVATLSLNTSPKVPADLHAAVLSVSAVGEQYVDLQPSNDSGPYLHDGSVIPVANTSIPQAVGPMLDQVSSLMGSIPKDKISPLLDETFKAFNGSGNDMGALLDSSSRLIAEANAASDQTRALIDDGAPLLDGQAESVDAIRTWARSMAGITKQVAADDQHVRTLLKDGPGAADEATRLFNQVKPTLPLLLANLTSLGQVGVTYHPALEQMLVLLPPSISATQSYGAPKNNPVGMTLGDFTLSMGDPPACTVGFLPPSSWRSPEDMTDIDTPDGLYCKLPQDSAIGVRGARNYPCMGKPGKRAPTVEICNSDRPYEPLSMRQHALGPYPIDPNLLAQGIAPDSRVDRDKFIHGPVEGTPRPPAEAPVVEAPAAVPPAEAPVVEAPVVEAPAAEAPPSDGGAPTMAPSAFAPNGSEGPSVAFATYDPKTGRYATPDGKVYRQKDLVPHTGDQTWQDLFTT